TTCCTGAGCCAGCTCCCAGTGCCCCGGCCCCGAGGCCTTGCCAACTTGCATTCTCCAGCAGCAGGTCACGGGAGCACCTTGTCCCACAGTAACTGTACCTCCTCTTCCTGTTTGAAGTGATAAACGAGCTGGATGGCCTGGCCAAGGGCCCAGAGATGGAGCACCGCGCCGCAGGTTATGCCCGCCAAGTGCAGGAGAGAGCCAGGAAGTCCATCGAGTTCCTGGAAGAGCGATTCGAGAGCCGGGACAACTGCTTGAGGGCTCTGACCAGCCGAGGCAACGAACTGGAGTCCATCTCCTTCCGCAGTGAAGACACCACGGGCCAGCAGGTAAGGGACGTCCCCAACCCAAGAGGACAGGACACAGAGGCAGCGATGCCAAGGGCTGGAGGGTCTTTGTCGCCACTTCCTTGGGGGAAACCAGGGACCCTGGGGTCCGCGAGCTCTGGGCACGGGGGAGCTCTGTCCCCACCTTTGCAGGCACctgagctgcagcacagtgtcATGAGGCAGTGCAGAAGTCGGGGGATGGCAGGGTTGCCGGTTTTCTCCTGCCAAGGGTAATGTTGCCCTTTTCTTCCAGGGCAACAACGACGACCTGattctgtcctgctgcctccaCTATTGCAATGACAAGGCCAAGGATTTCATGCCCTCCAACAAAGGTAGAATGTCCTCACCTCCTCTTTGTCCCTTCTCTGTTGCATTCCACAGActcttctcatttctctttcatGGCCCCTGGAGCCAATCTCTCATGCATTTTGCCTCTTTCGACACCCAAGTGCCACCTCCTAcctccagccagccccaggctgtGGCCCTCCCACCGCTTTGCCAAATGTGCACCTCACCGCACTTTGGGGGTGCCCCCAGCCTGTGAGAGGCCCACCATGAATGTCCACAGAGCCCTTTTGTGGTGCCAGCAGTGGTGACAAAGGGCCAGAAAGAACCTCCTAACCACGAGCCCTGGTCCCTCCTGTCCAGGGCCCTTTTCCCTCCCAAGGCTCGGTTGGCATCGGCCACGTGTGCCGGGACCAGACAGTCCCCGGGCTGTTGCCAGGGCGATGGGGATGGGAATCTCATCAGCAGCTGCCCAAGAAATCAACCCACGTTTGTCAGTGCGAATTCTTAGCAGCTTAACTTGTCAGATCCACAGAGAAACCGTCACCAAATGTTTATGTGCAAATGATGCTGAATTTTGAAATCATGTGGATTATGGGGAATGGGGCCTGACAAGCTGACAGCCTCTGGTTTGTAACAAGGAGGCGCGTCACCGGCGCGGAGCAGAGGATGTTTATTGTTACACATTTCTTAAAGTGTCCGCACAAAACCTCCCGATCCTGCTTTCGGCAGCCTTCGGCCCTCCAGCCGAGCccctgctcctcttccttccagcaCGGGCTGGCCGGGGTGTTCGTcccaccatcctcatccccaacACCGTGACTGTAGCCCACGTTCCTGgccacccttcccttccccttgtCCTGCCACTCCCCGCGCAGCCAATCTGGGCCCATGTTGGGCTCCCATAaactctgttttttccattcCCGTCCTGGCTTGGAGGCACTGTGTTTCCTGTGCTCATAGGAACAGTACTCTGGTCACAGGACCCAGCTGCTTACACATACCCCATATGCTTCCCCTGCTTCGCACACACGTAAGCGTGGCTCCCACATCCCAGCCCGGCGCGTTGCGTGCGGGGCAGCTTATCCATCTGGGGGCAAGATCCCTTCGGTTCTTTCTCAGGCTTCAACTCTCTCTGGCTGTCTGAGCGCCAGCCAGAAAACGCCTCGATTGTCAGTGGCGGACTCCAAAAAAAGCTTCTTAAAAAATAAGGGTTGGTTTTAAGATCTTATAATGAGATCACCAGAATAATAGCACCAGCTTCCTGCTGGAGCCAGGGTCGTGGACTGTCTTCCTGGCCTGGGTCAGGCAGAGGAacctcctcttccctgcccgCGGCACGGCACCCCAGCCCCtgcgggcagcgcggggccaCGGCGCTGCTCACCgaggctgcaggcagagatCACAAATCATCCCCCGGCCAGTGCACGGTGGGGACAACGCAGCCTTCGAGATGAAGTGTTGTCTCCGAGCCGTGCCGGGAAGCCTTGGCAGGGAGCGCAGAGCGCTGCTGGGTGGCCCTGCCATGCCCGGGGTGCAGAGTGGGGACAGCACGGCGTGGGATGGATGcaagggctggggcagagcggGGAGGTCTGAGCTTCACGCCACTCTCCCTCTCATTGCAGACGATCCCATCCActtgctcagggaagtggttttGCTGACAGATGACCGGAACCTACGAGTCAAAGCGTTGACCCGCAACGTGCCGGTGCGGGACATCCCCACCTTCCTCAAGTGGGCCCAGGAGGGCTGAGGGGGCCGAGCGGGGCTGACGGCCCCTGAGCAAGTCACGCAGCTTCTTACGGTGGGAGACCGGCTCCAGCGGCAGCCCTCGCCATGTGCCGCCACCACCGTCCAGCCCACCATGAACAATAAATGCCACGTCTTCAACTCACCCCAGAATGGCCGTGCTGCAAAGGGCCCCCCACCCTGAGGGCAGACCAGCTGGGAAGGTCATTGCTGTGGATGGTTCACGCGGAGGTTGGGCCGTTGAGGGTCCCACCAGCTTTCGGGCAGCGCCGGAGCGGAGCAGGCGAGCCCCGCTGGCGAGGGAAGCTTTGGGGTGAGCCTGTGCTGGATCACCAGCCTTTTGCTTGGTTTGCTTGGGTTGCAGAGAGCTCGAGTCACGAGTTGGTGGCTCTTTGGGTTTGTAGCTGCGTAGGGCAGAGACAGCGACACGCCAGCGCAGACTTTGGGATTGCTTAGTCTGTCGTGCCCCTCGGAGAGGCCGTGGACTTCAGGGACAGGttctctcctgccccagcctgttcccttccccaccccGTGCCCCCCCACACAGGGGGTGCTGCTTGCAGAGGTGCTTGTCCTCTCTCTGGTGCAGGGTTTGCTTGTTGAGTTTCACTTCAGATTTCAGTAGAGGTTAGTTTTCAGGTGTGTGCCCTGCCTGCTTTGCTGAGGGGAGGCTTTGAAcacccccagttccccccacagctgctttctgttctgctcccctgcccaccccagccattacctgccccttccctcctcccgcAAACCCCCGAGTCCCACCCCACTACCTTTAGGTGCATTTTCAACCTAAGACACAGCGCCCAGCTAACAAAATCCTCTGAATCCCCAGGGACCCCACGATAGGCTGTCCCACAGGTCCCGTGTGTCCTCACATTGCCACGGGCTCCTGTTGCGTGTGAGATTCAGCTTCTGCCCATGGCTGCAGGGCCGAGCAgggctggagagagcccaggcAGTCCCTGCTGCTTGCCCAGCTGGGAGGGTCCCCTCTCGAGTTGCCCCTTCCCCGTGGAGGGAGCTGTGAAGAGACCCCGCTGCCTTGGCAcccggagctggtgcaggatCAGGGCGTTGCTGAGCCCCTTCCACACCATGTTGTCCCACCGCCAAGTTCCCCCTTTCCCCAGCCCGGTTAGTGCACCAGATACAGAAGCTTAAGAGGGAGCATTAACCCCCAAACTGGAGCCCCTGGAGCTCTGTCAAGTCCCAGTCCCATGAGCATAGGGTGGGAGTGACCCCGATGCCGTCCCCGGTCCCCGCTGGGGTGCCGCGGCCGTGGGAGGGAAGCGTCAAAGGTGGCGGAAGAAGCGGTGGGACGGAGCCCAGCGTTTTCCTTTCCTGCGTGGGCGGCTGGGACCCAGTGTGTGCATCAGGAAGCCCAGCGTTACCCCTGCGCCAGCTGCCCGGCCTCACAGCGAGGGCCACTGCCGGGCTCGGAGACTTGGCAGCGTCCGCGGGGGCTGCACAACACAGCGGCGAAGACGAGCAGGTTTGTGCTCGTGAACCTGTGCCAGATGAACACCCCAACCTCAGCAGCTTGCAGAAGAGTCcgtgctgcagggcagagcctgTTGGACAGAGACCTTGGGGTGCACACGCCTGCTGCAGGGTGCAGGGAGCCGTCACCACGGCACACACAGCACCCATGCCCCGGTTCGGTGCCCACAGACTTCGCCTTCTCCTCCATGCCGGGTGCGtttaaatgtttttggttttgaacgGAGCTGCCCTTGCTTTGCAAGGCCCTCCCTGgggtcccaccagctctgcGGGACACCGTGCCATGGGACAGGTCTTGCTGCCACCAGACCGGCTGGCACAAGGGTGAGCGGAGCAGGGGGCTCGCGGGTTTGAGTTCCTGAGCCTGGGGCTGTCTGTGCCAGGCTGCTGCCCCGTGCCCCCGCAGGGTGCCTGTGTCTGGGGGAAACAGCCGCGTTCGGGCTATTTTGTTAAGAtggttttaataatttttagtaTTAAACACTTGTCTGTGCAGGGTGTTGTTTCCTTTGCTGTCGGCGGGTGTTGCCGTCGAGGTTGGGGTGTGGGGGGCAAGGGGAGGGACAGCAACGGGACGCGTTTGTGTTTGCAAGGACGGCGGGGGCTCCGtcccacctgcagctgctgcttccccccCGAGCTGGGGGGGCTCCAGGCAAACCAGCTGCACAGCAaagccccccagctcccctctGACCGCCCTGACCCACCCAGAGAAGGACATGAAGCCACATGTGTTAATGTCACTTTATTGCTCGTTCGGTTTCgactatagaaaaaaaataaagggcgAGGAGCCCGTGTACAAATCGGACGTGATACAGGGGGGGCCGGTGGCCCTGCTGGGCACTGCCAGTTGTGCTTTGGGTGCTGCCACCGCCACTTGCCCCACGGCAGCTCCAGAGGgaccctgccagccctggggtgcCCGGGGGGGCAAGGGGGATTCCCCCAGCTCAGGCTAAGGCACGGTGGCTGCGAGGCCGGGGACAGTCACTGCTGGTGGCCACCCCGGGGCCTCATGTGCAAAGGAGAGGAGGGGGCGCGGGAGGGGAGAAGCTTCACATTAGCCCCAGGTGGAGGGGTCAGGGcacgggctggggggggtccaGGCCGGGGGAGGTTCACCCACACCGAACAGAAAGCAGGAGATGGGGGGACAGTGGTGGCAGGGAGTGCCCCAGAGTGGGGTTTGGCCCTGGGTcaccacagcccagcctgggacagccccgtgtccccctcgGCTCTGACCCCGCttcccgcagcccctgcccaccccctgTAGCTGACAAACCTGACCGCTTTGTCTTTGTCATGAACGCCCCGGCCCGACCTGGCCACGCTGGGGACGGGCatctttggcaaaaaaaaaaaaaaaaaaaaaaaaaattaaggcgAGTGGCTGCCTGAGGGTGAAGCCACCGGGTCCTTGGGgtccccccagggctcccccGGGCATCCCTGATGGCAAAGCGCTTGCTGGAGCAGGGCCCAGGGGCTCAGTCTGTGACAggccctgccccagctcccaaAAATGTGGGGTGCCGGTGGCCGAGCCGCAGGGTTCAGCCCGGGGGGTCAGTGCTTGCTCCGGGGCGAGGAGCATGGTGATTCCCCAGCCGGGACCCAAACGCCGTCCCCTTGCCCTGCGCCCACTGCTCAGACCCTCCCGGCCCCCTCTGTCAGTCTGTCCTGAGCTCCCGGCATGGCCCCGGAGGGGGTTCGGCCAGAGCACCCacccgccccagccccggcaTGGCCGTGCTCGCCGCTCCCGCTCGGGACAGCAGCTCGGAGCCATCGCTCTGGCCGCAACGGACGAATGTACTCACAGGCCCGCGGCGGTCGGGGCAGCACAGTCCGGTCCCGTCGCGGCAGAGCCGAGCACCGGCGGGTCCCACCGTGGGGCCGTGGCGATGCTGGCGGTGCAGAGGGCGTCCCCCCGCCCGGGGTCAGCCCTGAGGTAAGGAGCGGGCTCATGTCCTCCAAAGCCTCGGGGCGCAGCCCGGCCTCACAGCTTGTGCTTTGCTCCCAGCCCGGTGCCGGGGGCCCAGCAGCCCCCCGCGGTGAGGGGGGGCCACGCCGCGAGGTCAGTCCCTGAATTATCGGCTTCTCCTGGACAGGCCGGGGTGCTCGTCACGGGATGTGTCATCCAGCCGTCCCGGGGCAGCTCTCATGGGACCTTCCGCTACGAGCGAGTTCTCCAGGGCCATCGGCAGCGCTGGGGGGCGAGCACCCACTGCCTCTCGTCCCCTCCAGCTCCACACGGGGCAGCGAAGGGAGTCCAGTGGCCCCCACACCCCCCGTCCGGGCCGGTGCTAGGGGGGCGAGTATCGCTCTATGGTCCGGGCGGCCTCAGCATGGAGGTGCGGAGCCTGCACCAGCACCTCGGCCGCCTTGTCCTGGCTCAGCCCCAGGTGCTCGGCCGTGAACTTGGCCAGCGGGTAGAGGCTCTCCATGGCCTTGGGGTCGCTGAGGAAATGTGAGGTGTGGGAGAGCAGCTCGGCCGCCTTCTCCTGCTTGAGCCCCAGCTGGTCAGCGGTGAGGCGGGCCATGGCATAGACGCTGTCGGGGAAGTCCAGCTTGGCTTTGCCATCGGGGCCGGCCGCGTGCATCTTCATGTGGCTGATGAGGTTGCGCTGCTGAGCGAACTTCCCGCCGCACACCTGGCACTCGTAGGGCTTCTCGCCCGAGTGGATGCGCATGTGCTCGGTCAGGCGGTACTGGCGGGTGAAACGCATCCCGCAGGCATCACAGGCGAAGGGCTTGAGGCCGAGGTGGCTGCGCATGTGGCGGGTCATGGTGCCACGTTGCGTGAACTTCTTGCCGCAGATGGTGCAGGGGTAGGGGCGGGTCAACCAGTGCGTCTTCTCGTGCTGCCGCAGCGTGGCTGGGTCCTTGTAGGACTTGTCGCAGGAGGAGCAGCGGTAGGGCCGCAGGATGTCACCCAGCCCCGGGCCACCCTTGTCCAGGAAGGGCACAGCCTGCTCGGCCGCAGCCTTGTGATAGAGCTCCTCTTCGTTGTGGGCCTCCACGTGGGCGTTGAGCTGCTCGGAGCTGGGGAAGCCCTTGCCGCAGGGGATGCAGACGTACAGGTTGTCGCCCAGGCTCTCCGGCTCGTAGCCCAGGTGATTGCAGTAGCGGTCCAACGCGTCGCCGGGCGAGGGGCCCTCGCTGCTGCCCGTCTCCTCGCTCGTGCTGTTATCAGGCTCCAGGTCGTTGCTCTCCACGCTGGGGTAGCGGGGCTGCGGCGCCGCGGGCGGCGACTCGGCCTTTTCCTCCCGCTCCAGCTCCTTCTCCGCCTCCCCCTCGTCCAGGTAGGGGCCCAGGGGCTCATGCTTCATCCAGCGGTACATCAGCTCGCGTCCGTCAGCacggggcagcgggggctcAGCGCAGGGCGGCGTGCTGCGGAAGGGGTCCGGGGCATGGGGGTGCCCCCCCGGCTCGCCGCCTGGCGGGGAGTCCTTGTAGGCAGCGGCGTGGCTGGCCAGGAGGCCGGCGCTGACCGGGGGGCTGTCGTGCCGCGGGGGCAGCGAGGGCTCGCGGGGCTCGCCGGGCAGCAGGCGGTCggtgggcaggagctgggcgGAGGGGCCGGTGGGGCTCTTCTTGGAGAGGTCGAGGCCGCAGGGCGGTGAGCAGTGGCGCTCGGGGGGGCACAGCCCGTGGGGGTGCAGCGGGGCTCCCTGCGCGGCCGAGGCGTACAGCTCCCCGCATTGCGTGTTGAGCGGCGCCGCTGGCTCCACGGGCGGCAGGTCCACGGGCCGCGGCGTCCCCGAGTAGCAGGCCTGGATGACCGGCGTGGTGGCACGCAGTCCCCGTCCCAGCTTGTAGGGCGCGTAGCCCCCGCGCAGGTGGCAGTACTTGCCGCTACGTTTCAGCTTCTTCTTGCAAAGGGCCACCAAGCCGGGGATCTGGAGGTAGCTGGCGGCGGCCAGCACAGCGCCCAGGCTCTGCTCGCCGCCTGGCTCACACTCGGCCAGGCGGCCGGTGTAGATGAAATCGAGAATGAGCCGAAAGATGCTGGGGCTCACCATCTCGTGGTCCAGGTTGAGCAGGTTGTCATGCACCACCAGCGACTTGAGGTAGGCGCTGCTGGCCGCCAGGATGTTCTTGTGCGCGCGGAAGAGCGCGTTCTGCACCACGATGATCACGTCGCACAGGAAGCCCTTGGTGCGCTGCGtgttcagctgcagcagcagctgccgcgAGTGGCTCGGCACCTCCATGGCGTCCAGCATCCCGCTCCTCGCCCGCCGCCCTGCAACACACCGCCCCGTCAGCGCCGCAAACGGCCCCGGCCGCTCGGCCCACGCGTGGGGGGCTCGACCCTCACGTCGGGGAGCTCAGCCCATGCGTGGTGGGGGGCTCGGGgctcagcccccagccccgTACGCTGCCGcgtcccggccgctctgcgcgGCCGCCTGGCCGGTGCCACCACTTATATGGGGGCTCGCTTCTcggcgggccgggggggcgggaggggggtgAAAACCCCCGGAGGCTTTTGGAGAAAGTGACAtcacccgccgccgccgccagcgccgcgccccggccccgccagcgCCCCGGCACCCCCGCGCCCACCTGCCGGAGGAAAAGAGGGGGGCTGGAAACCGGGCCGGTACCCCCCGCTCGTCCGCCCGCCCCCCCGGGGCGCCGCCCGCCGTTACCTGCGCAGTGCCGCTGCCCCGGCTCTTATGCGCCCCGGTCCCGGGAGGCGGCCGCCCGTGCCCCCCCGGGTGCCCCCCGCCCCCGTTTCCTCTCCCCCCCTCTGCGAGGTAAGCGGGGGGACAGcccgggggctgggggagagCGGGAcctcccctccccgcctccGCTCCGGTGCCGGTCCCCCCCGCCCAGGTGGGTAAAGCCAAGCGCTCGCGGAGctgcttttttgggggtttggttttcttttccctattttaaattttttgggggggtccccctCTCCCCTTTACCTGGGCGCCCGGTGGCCTCCGCCAACCAGCCGAGGTCTCGGTGAACTCTCATGGCTCAGCCCCGGGGGGGCCGCCGCCGGTTGCTGTTCccctccaccctcctcctcctttgctgctgctgctcctccataCCCCGCGCTCCCGGCCGGTCCTACGGAacgggaggaggaagaagaggaggaggaagaggagaaggtgatggaagaagcagcagcggTTCCTCGGGGTTCCCGACGCCGCCAGCTCGGAGGTGAAACCCGGGCTGCGAACTCCCCCTGACCCCGGCCTGAACTCCGAGCAGCGCCGCTGGCTGTTAAAGGGACGGCGGGAGGTTTTCCTCCTCCCATCCCCGGGCGGGGCACCGACAAGccgggccccccccgcccctcttctctcccctccctccctccctccccatcccggtctcctcctccttctccgaACTCGGTTTCCCCCCTCCTGGTCTCCTCCCGCCCCGACCCCGCCGTCCCCTCGGGGGTCTCCATCCTTGGGACATCAACCTTTGCCCGGAGCTACCGAGGGGGGCCGGGAGCCCCAGGGGGGGCTCCCGGCCCCCCTCGGTGGCTCCGGGCAGAAGCTGATGTCCCCCCCCGTCGGTACCGTTCGCTGGGCGCCATCTAGCGGCTCCGGTGCGCTCCACGCCCCCCCCGATTACCGGAGGCGGCTCCTCCCTGCGCAGGTGCGCGGTAGGACCCGACGGGGCGGGCGATGGGGAAGGATAAAACTTGGGGAGGGGGGTGTCCTGCTGTGTTTGCTGTCCCACCCGAGGAATGGGTGCTGATACAAGGAAGCGGGGGGAAGCAACACCCAGTGGGTGGGGGCGGTGGAGTGGGTGCTGTCAGTGCGTAGGGGGAGACCCAAATGGGTGCAGGTGATGTGGGGAAgcttggtttttgggggggggcgggggggaggcaGCCTGCCCTAATTTGTTGCCGATGGGGGAGGGCAGAAAGGCGAGGGGGGGGACGCACAGCGCTGGCGCCCAGATGTGCGGCAGCGGCGGCTCGGGGTGGGCCAGGGGCTTGCGGTGgtttgggaggaggaggaggcggggggGAGGCAGCGCCACGTTTTCCCCTCGCTTCAggcctccagctgcccccaaagaggctgcagggccaggggtgcagcctggggacccccccttgGCGCGGAGGGAGCCGCCTCTCGCTTCGCACTTTCACTTCTCTTTTCTCACGGCCTCTTGCACAACCTCCTTGTACAGCAAAGCGTCGCGATGGGCACCTCCAGGCCAGCCGCTAATCCTGGGCAGGGTCTGGATGGCACCCTCAACCTGAGCAGGGCACCCCGAGTGTTGGCCATCCCTCCCAGCTGGGGCCACCCGTCTGCTTTTGGGGTTTCACCCCATAACCCTGGTCCCTTGATGAGTGGGAGCCAGTGTgggggccgggggccggggccggtggCTGGGACAGTGCTGTGGGGGTCTCGCAGCATTTGTCACCACTGTGGGACTCCCACAGTGCTGTCCCAAccactgtccccagcccccaGACACGGTTTGGCCAGCCCTGAATTTGGGTGCTGGCAGGGGTGGTGCGTGTTGCTGGCTGTCATGACCCTCCCAGCTCAGCATCACTCAACTGGAACTCCTCCTCAGATTCCCTTTGCATCCAGGGTGCCCCAGCTCACTGTGGGGACACCCCCATGGGGACCAGGACAGGGTGACACTGCCCATAGGGACCCTGCAGTGGGCACATCCCAGGCACCGGCTCAGAAATCCCCTTCCCCACTCCCCGTCCTGGGCTCGTGCCCACAGGGAGCATCAGGATCCTGAGAGCCGGACACAGGCGACTCCTCgttacagagctgtggtttaATCCCAACTCCCCACGCACTAAtttccaccccccccaaaattttttttttttttttttttctccctcttcaaTTAACGGCTGGAAGTGTTTCAGGTTCTGGCAGCGAGCTCTGGACGTCGCTGTGAGCGATGGCTCCCGCGGGCTCCGTCCCGGTAATTTATGGGGCTGTGCTGTATAAATCACGGCAACAAGCGGCTCCCAGACAGCTGCCTCCCCTGGGGCCAGCCGGGACCCCGGGCTGCCCCAGCTACCTGCTGAGTGACGCGGAGCCCTCGGGGCAGCGACCGAGGGAGAGGAATGGAAAAACCTTCACCTTTTCCACCCTCTTTGGCAGCTCCTCTCCCATTCTCAGCCTCTCAGAGGGATGAGTTGGTGCCCGCAGGGTGCTGGGACAGGTAGAGGGGGGTTGGATTCACTGATAtcccccctcctgccctgctctgccttctGGAGGGACCCTAAGGTGAGCCCCAGAAGGGCTGATGTGGCTTCTGCATTTGCATCCTGCTCTTAGCGAGCCCAAAACCTGCCCGCGGCTCCCCGGGGACCTGTGGCACATGCTCAGCCCCAAGGGACGGGGACAGCCAGGCTGTGGGGCGGCAGGCAGAGCCAGCGCCGGCAAAGGGGAGTGCGCAGGGAAAAGGGCATTTTCTCCTCAATGTGCTGAGCAGATTGGAACCAGCTCTGGTTAAGTCATTGGCTCTGTTGGGAGGTCTGAGCTGGAGTGTCTCCCGcctgtgccccctccccacGATCAATCAAAGTTGCAGCAAATTAGCCCAGATGCTGGGAGATTCGGTTCAAATCCAGCTGTGGTTTGGCTCGCGTTCGCATGCCTGGCTTCATGTGGGACCTGGGCTTTTGGACAGGATACAGCCCCCCGGTCTCCACAGGGCCCTGTTTCCCAGCGCAGCCTCTCCCCAAAGCCCACACACATGTCTTCGATTACGGCGCGTTGGCCAGCCGGGCCGCATCCGGCACCGCCAGGAGCCTGCAGCCCCCGCTGGCAGCTCACACTTCATTTTCCCTGTGGTGCCGGGGTACGGCAGCCTCCTGTGCCCCACCGCCACGGCCCCTACGCTTGCAGGGGGATGCACATCCCgcctgcctgtgctgggctgaGGCTGTGAAACTCATGACAGTGCTGAGCTGCACTGGGCTGGGTGCAGATCAGTGCTGcccacctcctgccctgctcccgGAGCCAGGCAGGGCGGTAGGGATGCCTGTGCTGAGCCCTGCCTGCTGTAAATAGCGGCTGGGGGCAGCCACAGGATCCTGCTGGTTGCTCCTGGGGTGCACAGTGCCCCTCAACATGAGAAGACCACTGTGAGGTGGTGGGAAGGGCAGAGCCCCCCTGGACACACCACAGCCCCCGGAGTGGCCAGACTGGGGTGGCTgctccctccagcacagcccacgGCTGCTGTGCTGTCTGGGGGGGCAAGGGGACCCCTTCGTTGTGGGCTGATGGTGAAGATGATGGTGGGTAGGGGGCTCTTCTCTGTGGAGTGGTGTTTGATGCAGCAATGGGACCCCTTCTTTGTGGGGTCATGCTGGAGGCTGGGGGGAGCCTTTCTTGCAGGGTGATGTTTGGTCAAATGGGGCACCCATCCCTGCAAGGTGATATTTCATGGGGCAATGGGATCCTTTCTTGTCAGGGGATTTTCAGGTGTGTGAGGGACAGAATCACACAGTGATTTAGGTTGGGAGGGTCCTCAGGAGGCCACCAGCCAAccctctgctcaaagcagggccacCCAGAGCTGGTTTCCCAGGACTGTGCCCAGGTGGCTTTTGGGTATGTCCAAGGATGAAGACTCCatcacctccctgggcagcctgtgccgtATCTTCCCTCACACTGGAAAAGTGTTTCCCGATGGTTGGAGAGAAGCTCTGTGGTTTAGTCAGTGCCAGGTGCCCCTGGACACCAAGCCGAGCCTGGTTCTGTCCTCTGCACCCTCCCTCCATGTACGTACTTGCGTTGAtaaatcccctggggaaggcagTCTCAGCTCTGTCAGcgtctcctcataagaaagatgctccaatCTTTTAATCTTCTCAGGGGTCTTCACTGGACTCTCCAGTATATTCCAcgtctctcttgtactgggagACCCAgcactggacccagcactccaaGAGTGGCctccccagagcagagcagagcagggtcccctCTCTCCACCTGCTGGCAATGTTTCTCC
The Caloenas nicobarica isolate bCalNic1 chromosome 17, bCalNic1.hap1, whole genome shotgun sequence genome window above contains:
- the HIC1 gene encoding hypermethylated in cancer 1 protein, producing MRVHRDLGWLAEATGRPGRRARSGMLDAMEVPSHSRQLLLQLNTQRTKGFLCDVIIVVQNALFRAHKNILAASSAYLKSLVVHDNLLNLDHEMVSPSIFRLILDFIYTGRLAECEPGGEQSLGAVLAAASYLQIPGLVALCKKKLKRSGKYCHLRGGYAPYKLGRGLRATTPVIQACYSGTPRPVDLPPVEPAAPLNTQCGELYASAAQGAPLHPHGLCPPERHCSPPCGLDLSKKSPTGPSAQLLPTDRLLPGEPREPSLPPRHDSPPVSAGLLASHAAAYKDSPPGGEPGGHPHAPDPFRSTPPCAEPPLPRADGRELMYRWMKHEPLGPYLDEGEAEKELEREEKAESPPAAPQPRYPSVESNDLEPDNSTSEETGSSEGPSPGDALDRYCNHLGYEPESLGDNLYVCIPCGKGFPSSEQLNAHVEAHNEEELYHKAAAEQAVPFLDKGGPGLGDILRPYRCSSCDKSYKDPATLRQHEKTHWLTRPYPCTICGKKFTQRGTMTRHMRSHLGLKPFACDACGMRFTRQYRLTEHMRIHSGEKPYECQVCGGKFAQQRNLISHMKMHAAGPDGKAKLDFPDSVYAMARLTADQLGLKQEKAAELLSHTSHFLSDPKAMESLYPLAKFTAEHLGLSQDKAAEVLVQAPHLHAEAARTIERYSPP